The Sneathiella sp. P13V-1 nucleotide sequence CCGGTAAAACAGCCTTCTCTACACCGGCCGGGAATGAGTTCACTTACCAACAGGTGATGGATATTAGCAGCCGGATCGCAAACTTGCTTGTGTCGAAAGGTGGAAAACCCGGAGACAGGGTTGCGGTTCAGGTTGATAAGACAGTTGAAGCTGTTCTTTTGTATCTTGGATGCCTCAAAGCGGGACTTGTCTACCTTCCTCTCAACACCGCATACAAATCGTCTGAAGTTGACTATTTCCTCTCTGATGCCACCCCTATCTTTCTGGTTTGCGCACCAGAGAAGCACACAGATCTTGCGGACATTGCAACTGCTGCCGGTGTAAAAGAGATATTTACACTGGATAGTAAAGGATGCGGTTCACTGATGGATGCTTCCAGCAGCCAAAGTGAAGAATTTCAGACAATACCGCGTAAAAGCGACGATCTTGCTGCCATTCTTTATACTTCAGGGACAACCGGACGCTCTAAAGGTGCCATGTTGACCCACGAAAATCTGGCAAGCAATGCGCAAACCCTTGTAAAATACTGGGCCTTTGAAGAAAATGACGTCCTTCTTCACGCCCTACCGATCTTCCATGTTCATGGTCTTTTCGTGGCCCTTCACTGCGCTTTCCTGAAAGCTAATAAAGTCATCTTCCTGGACAAGTTCGACCCAGCAGCTGTAATGGAAAACCTGCCTGAAGCAACAGTGTTTATGGGCGTTCCTACTTTCTATGTCAGACTGTTAGACAATCACGAATTTGGCAAAGAGCATTGCCAAAACATGCGCCTATTTACCGCGGGCTCAGCTCCGCTTTTGGAAGAAACGTTTAATCAATTCACGGATCTGACAGGCCACGTCATTTTGGAACGTTACGGCATGTCCGAAGCAGGCATGATCACATCCAACCCCTATGACGGGAAACGGATCGCAGGGTCTGTAGGCTTTCCACTGGATAATGAAGTCAGGATCGCAGACGAAGACGGCAACATCCTGACCGATGGGGAAATCGGCATTCTGGAAATCAAGGGTCCGAATGTCTTCAAAGGCTACTGGAAAATGCCGGAAAAAACTGCGTCAGAATTTCGGCCTGATGGCTTTTTCATCACAGGAGATATGACCGTCAAAGGTGAAGATGGATACTATCGCATTGTCGGTCGATCCAAAGACCTGATCATTTCCGGTGGCTACAATGTCTATCCAAAAGAAATTGAAAGTTATCTGGATGAAATGGAAGGCGTCCTTGAAAGTGCCGTAGTCGGTCGCCCTGACCCTGACTTTGGAGAAGCCGTTGTCGCCTTTATCGTAAAAGATGGCAGCACTGATCTTGGTGATGTTGATGTCATCAGATTTGCAAAAGACAAACTCGCCAATTTCAAGGCTCCTAAGGAAGTTCATTTCCTCGACGAACTTCCCAGAAACACCATGGGCAAAGTTCAAAAAAATGAACTTCGAAATATCGCAGCCAAATAGTTTAAAAGCCGCCTCAAAGGGCGGCTTTTTTTAAGCTTCTTTTCGCTTCAGATAGGCGTTTACCTTAGCGCGATTTCCACATGTCGACATGGAGCACCAACGCCTGCGACCATTCCTGGACTGGTTTACAAAAAACAGCTCGCAGGTATCACTAGCACAGACACGCGCTTTTTCGACCTGATCAGACGCTAGAAACACAGCCATATCTTTTAAAATTGGATAAAGTAACTGCTCTGGCCCTTCCTCAACCAAGCTGTTTTTCACTTCATACCCACTGTCGGAGGGAACAAGTTCAATTTTTGTCTTGTAGGTAGCCAGCAAATCGTTGAGGTCTGCAACGAAATTGGGGTCAATCGGCCAGCCTTCCGAAGCTTGTTTCAGATTTTCTGAAAAGCGTATTCTCATGTCATGAAGCTTATCCATGACCTGCTGGCACCTCTCCGGGTTTTGGAAGATATACATGTGAAAAGCAGAGGCTTCATCTTCATGCAGCAATTCCTGCGATTTTAGGAAAGTCAGCAGATCCTCAAGTGAGGCAAGCCCTTCACCGTCACGATCAAATCTTTGAGCGGAATTAGCAAAATCAATGGCTGTGCGACCACCAACAACATAATACCCTTCGTTATTCACGACCCCGGCTTTCACCAGAGCTTTGAGCTTCGCCAAAGCTACTCTCCTACTGCGTAAAATTCTGTAACAAATTATTCATATCGGGCAAAATGCACTATTTTAAGGCAAGCGCAAGCCAAATCACTACACAAATTCCTATTAAAACACGATAACCGGTAAAATAAAATAATACCAGTTACAACTTATCTTATCAAAGGCTTTACCAAGGGGATATTAACCCCTTGTTTCAGCACATATTTCAATAAAAAAGCCTCCGACTTCATCGAAGGCTTTTCCTGAAATAATTCAAGTTCAAGAATTATTTTGGCTCCCAAAAACTCATGGATTCCATTTTCATAGCGCGTTTCTCTTCACCGGATGCTTTCCAGTTATACCCAAAAGATGCTCCCTCCCAAGATCCGTACATTGGATTTGGAATGGTGATCCATTTTGTGCTCCAGTTCGCAGCATATTTGTTCAGGATCTCATTCCGTTCTTCAAGGTTCGCTTTTTTGGCATCAACGAAGTCGCCCAGATTATCCCCCAACAACATGACGATGCGATAGTCTTGAGCAATATGTGCGCGACGCGTCCCTTTTTCAGATCCCCAGTTCTCACGCTCATTGCGGAGTAATACGGTGTCAATTTTTTCGTTCACAGGATAACCAAGAGCTTTCAGGTTCTTACGCGTACCTGCCTCACCTGGCGCTTTACGGTTTGAAACGTAGAAAATCTCTACACCTTTGGAGGCAGCGTATTTGATAAATTCCTTTGAGCCTGGAATTGCCTTGGAAATTGCTTCGTCAACATATGGCCCCCAAGTTTTGGAGCTGTAGTTCTTGCCTGCTTTGATCAACCAGGCTTCATACTCTGAATTGTCTAAAACTGTTTCATCGACATCCAGAATTACAGCAGGTGGCTTATTTTGATAATTGTCTCCCTGCTCTAGTGCTGCAGTCCAGTCTTTGTTCTCCAAAGCGCGATCCAGCATAATTTCAGCCAGTTTAAAGGCCGCAATGGCATTTGCTTTAAACTCAACAGAAGTTTGAGTCCACAAGGTCGCGTTCATCAAGTCATTTGGCTTCGATCCATGGCCATCAGCAAATGCAGTACCGACTGCAGTTGTTCCCATCATCAGACCAGCTACGAGTGCCAGAGATTTAGTACCCAGTTTCATTTACGTATCTCCCCGTTTTGAGATTCAATTCCTGATAATTGAACGGTAACTATTCGCTAATTACAAGCAAATTCAACAGTGAATTTGACTAAACGGTCAAAAACAAGCAACCAGCAGAAAGATAAAGAGTGCAATAAAGATTGTCTCAGACACAACAAGGATGACGACTGGCCAGCCAACTTTCGTAATTTCCTTCAATGACGTCTTCATACCTAGTCCCGCAATCGCAGTAACCAGACACATTCTGGAAAGATCGGTCATATGTTCAATTGCCATGGAAGGCAGATAGCTCATGCTGTTAAGAAAGACAAAGATCACAAAACCGATCAGAAAAGCGGGAGGCAATATCCCCAAGCTGCTTTCTTCACCTTTTTTCTTTCGGCTGGCACTAAAGATGAAGCTAAAAACGAGAACCACAGGCACCAATAGAGTAACACGTAAAAGCTTGACGACAGTACTGACATCACCGGCTTCTTCCGACACACTATACCCTGCACCAACAACTTGAGCCACATCATGGATGGTTCCGCCAAGGAACACGCCTGCCTCCACATGATCCATCGCGAAATATTCAGTAATCAACGGATACACGACCATAGCAACGGTGCTTAATGTGGTTACAGCAACAACAGTTACGATGGTATTTCGTTCGGTATATGGCGTTTTTGGCATGACTGCAGATAAGGCCAAAGCCGCCGAGGCGCCACAGATAGCTACGGCACCACCTGACAACAAACCCAGAGAAGGCTTTAACTTAAGAACTTGAGCAAGTATCCAGCCAAACAAAATTGTTAACACAAGGCCTGCTGCAACCCCGGCAATTGTAAGCCCACCAAGATCTGCGATCTGATCAAAAGTGATCCTGACACCGAGCAAAGCGACACCTATACGCAAGATCGTGCGCGCTGCAAATTCAATACCAGCTTTGCAGGCCCCCTCTTCAGACAAGAAATGAAAAGCCATTCCTAATAAGAGGGCAAAGAGCATTACCGGACCGCCATAGTGGTCACTTAAAAAACCAGAAGCCATTGCAATTGTTAGGCAAACCAACAATCCTGGGAAGATTGTTTTTGTCTCCCGCGCCATTTGTTCTGCTTGCCTCTTGAGCATTTTGCGTTTCCCCGCCACAACAATGTTTGAAATACAACAAAGGATTACCTACCATAAATCGAAAGGCTCTCGCAAAGTAATTCCTCTGAATTATACTGTAGAATTAGTCTGCTGCGTTAATTGGTTTTTATTGATTTTTCACTAGCTTTCAGTAAGGTGCATGTATTGGGGAGGCGTCTAAGAACTAATACGTGTTGACCAGCGCCTTATATACCATTTGGGTTAATCGTATGACAGCAGCCAAAAGGCTTATTATATCAATTATAGGGTTTAGTTTTCTGATTACTCTCGTCAGTACATCAGTGCAGCTATACATTGATTATAGAGCTGAACTTACGACGATTAATGACCGGTTCCAGGAAATTATCAGTACACGGCTACCAAACCTGACCCATAACGTTTGGGTGCTTGATGACGAACAGATAACACTCCACCTGATCAGTTTGGTAAATAGCCCTTATATTGAATATGCTGCCATCAGTACTGAAGGAAATGTGCGCTGGCTTCATGGTGACATTCAGTCCAAACAGACGCTGGAAAGATCCTATCCGTTGAATTTATCCAATGGGAAACAAACCTTTGATCTTGGAACGTTAAGGGTTGTGGCTGGTCTTAATCCAGTTTTCAGAAGCCTGAGTGAAAGAGCCTTGATTATCCTCGCGAGCAATGCTGTTGTGATATTCTTTATTGCCGGCTTCTTCCTGATTTTGTTCCAAATTCAGATTTCACGACACCTCATCACGCTTTCGCACTATGCACGATCATTGAAGTTAGATGGCATGACACCGGCACTTACACTGCAGCGCAAGCAACCTTCGGGAAATCCCGACGAGTTGGATGATGTGGTCTCCGCATTGAATTTCATGAAGAACAACATTGAAACCTCCTATCACGCGTTGCGCGAGAGTGAGCGTTATAACAGGATGTTGTTTGAACAGTCTCCTATTGGTCTGGCTTTATGCAAACCTGACGGCAAATTTACAGATATTAACCCGGCTTTCGCCTCGATCATCGGTCACCCTTCAACTGATCCCGAAGGCTTGGACCTTTGGCAAATTATCCCAACAGAAGAACTTGAACTTGAGCGTGAGCGCTTGAAAGACTTACGCCTTCATTCCCCAAGTCTACATATGGAAAAATCGGTAATAGACCTCAATGGCAATATTATTCCCGTGGATGTTTCCTATCACTTGCTTGATCGCGCTGGTGACACCTATATCGGGCTTAGTATTCAGGATATTTCAGAACGCAAAGCGTCTGAACTTGCGCTTGCAAAAAGTGAAGAGCAGCTTAGACAGTCAGAAAAAATGCGCGCGGTTGGTGAACTTACCGGCGGTGTTGCTCATGACTTTAACAACTTGCTTGCCGTCGTGATGGGCAACGCCGAAATCGTCAATGAAAGCCTGCCCGAAGAGAGTGATCAGCGGAAAAGAATGGAAATTCTTATCGCCGCCTGCTTACGAGGCGCTGATCTTACACAACAGCTTCTGGCTTATTCCAGAAAACAGGTCCTTAAACCCGTCTATACCGATATGTCCCATCTGGTAGACAAAACAGTGTCTATGTTGACACGTGTGATCGGAGAAGAGATCGAATTTCAATCAATCGTGGAGGATGAAATCTGGACCTGCCACGTGGATCAGAGCCTGTTCGAAAATGCGTTGCTCAACCTGATTATCAACGCAAGGGATGCCATTCTCGCATCCAGTAATCGTCCTGGAAAAATAATCCTGAATGTCAGCAATGCTTCTGTCGACAGGTCCATGGCAGAACTTCCAACTGACGCGTCGGAAGGGGATTACATCGTCGTTTCCATTCAGGATAATGGCACAGGGATGCCAAAAGAAATCCAGGACAAAATCTTTGAACCCTTCTTTACAACCAAGCCGGTTGGTGAAGGAACTGGGTTGGGTTTGAGTATGGCGTATGGGTTTGTTAAACAATCAGGTGGATTTGTGGTAGTATTCAGTAAAGAAAATTATGGTACTAATGTAAAACTTTATATACCAAGGCATAGTGGCTCCGCAGTCGGGAAAGAAGACAAAATGGTTGATCAGAAGCTGAAAACCGGGAATGAAAAAATTCTTGTTCTGGAAGATGATCCAGATGTACGAGAGCTGACAGTACTGCAACTAAAGAGCTTGGGTTATTCTGTTCTACAGGCGCATGACGGCAATTCCGCACTTGATGTTCTGGAAAAGGAAGGTCCTGTGGACCTTCTCCTATCAGATGTTGTCTTACCTGGAGGAATGCGCGGCCCTGAAGTGGCATTAAAAGCCAAGAAAGATCAACCGAACCTGAAAGTTCTATTTATGTCTGGGTATACCCAAAATGCGCTAGAGACGCATTCAGAGCTTGGCGAGACGGCGATGCTCCTCAATAAACCGTTTCGAAAAAAAGACCTTTCGGAGAAAATTCGCGAAGCTATTGAGCTGAACTGACAATCACCAGCTTTCTGACACCAACGGTTGGAGGCATTTTGCTTTAAGCAAAATCTCCTCTAGTGCGCCTCTCTCCTGAACTGCAGTAAACTTTTGCTTCAGCACATTCAACGAACGGGCGGAATATTTCATCGTATCCTGCTTGAAATCCCGCCCTTTTAAACAAACCGTAAACTCCGCTTTTTCTTGCTTTAAGGCATGCGCATTTTCAAGTGCCCAAGGAAAATAAAGTTCTGCGATTTGATTTGTAAGAATGGGCAACAAAGTCAACTCGAGCGTCCCCCATTCCTCCCATTCACCATTGCTCTCAGGCCTCAGCATCTGTTCGATCCACACTAATATTTCAGGGTATTCTTTTAGAATAGCGCGGGTTGTTGGTTGCTGTGTGCAGCCATATAGCTGGCCAAACAATCCAAAATCAGCAAGCGATGGTTTTCCCCCAAAAATAAACCGTCTCTTTGTCAGATGCTTTTCCAACAAATGAAGTAGATCATCCAAGGAGCGCTCGATGGTTTCCTTATTTTGTTCGTTAGATCCAACAAAGCTAAGTCTCGGCACCATTCTGGTCCTCAATTGCTCCGCAAACAGAGACTGCTCGTCAGGTGAGGCATTAGGGGCAATCGTAGAGGCCAACCCCTCCGAGACTTCAATCTGATCGGCCTCTCGCCACCAACGATAGTGGAACATTGGCTTGTTACCCCATTCATCTGCATATTCCTCAATCATCTGGGAGAGAAATTGCAGCTCCTGCGACACAGGATTTATGGAGTTTTCGGGAAACAACTGCTCCATTTTTTCAAGGATAGGGGTGCTGTCTTGGAGAACGTCTCCATTCGGACAGATAACAAGGGGGACAAGCGGCAGTTTGGCGTGCTTTTGGAAATCCTCTATATTCTCTTTTGTCCGAGGTCTCCATTCGTGAGGAATGTTTTTATACCTAAAATAGGATCTCACCTTCACCGAAAATGGTGAAAATTCAGATCCATAAATTATATAATGTTCATTTCCCATCGCCGCGCTCTTTCTTCTTCTTGGTGTCGAGCTTTATGTCACTTTCTTCAAGTATGTAAAAAAAATCCCACAACAGCAACTGTTTGAGATACAACAAGAGAGGACAAAGGGAGTCGCATAATGAATGTTATTGATAATTTTTCAGCTACCTATTTAGAAGCTCGAAACAAATTTCTAGACGCCTGTAAAGAAAGAGGAATTGTTGTAGAAAGCAACCTCAATGACAGAGCGAAAGGCGCACAAGGTGAAGACCTATATATGGATGTCGCGCGTATCGGACCAGAAGGCGCAAAGAAAGTCCTGATCATCAGCTCCGGCACCCATGGCGGGGAAGGCTTTTGCGGATCAGGCATCCAGATTAATCTTCTCCGCGGTGGTTTCTTTAAGGAACTTCCTGCCGATACGGCCGTTGTTCTCATCCACGCCATCAATCCATATGGCTTCTCTCACGTTCGCCGTGTGAACGAAGATAATATCGACCTCAACCGTAATTTCCGTGACTATTCACAACCACTTCCTGAAAACGAACCTTATCGTGAAGTACACGATATGATTGTTCCAATGGATTGGGATGGTGACGCCCGTGCAAAAGCGGAAGAAGAAATTGCTGCCTATATTGAAAAGAACGGCATGGCTCAGTTCCAAGCTGCGGTAACCGGCGGCCAGCACATTAAGGAAAACGGTATCTTCTTTGGCGGCAAGGAAGCCTCTTGGACAAATGACACGCTCCGTGCTGTTTCAAAGAAACACGCAGGTGACGCAGAACATCTTGCCTTCCTGGACATTCATACCGGCCTCGGCCCTTACGGATTTGGGGAACTTATCTACGTTGGTGATCTGGGAGGCCTATCACGCGCCAATGATTGGTATGACAATGAATGTACATCGCCAGAAGATGGCTCTTCAACCTCGGCACCAGTGACAGGTACAATAAACCTTGGTGTCTGTGAGATGGCGCCGAATGCCACAAACACTTGTGTAGCCATCGAATATGGCACCCTACCAATCATGGAAGTTCTTAACGCTTTGCGTGCTGATAACTGGTTATACGCATACGGTGATGTGAACAGCGAGCTTGGACGGAAAATTAAAAAAGATGTTCGCGACGCTTTTTACTGTGATGCAGATGACTGGAAAGAAATGGTCTGGGAACGTGGTCATTCTGTTGTAACCAAGGCGCTAGCTGGACTAGACAAGTCCTAGAACCCAAATAGACCAAAATAAAAGGGGCCTCAAAAGGCCCCTTTTATTTTGTCGGAAAAAGCGAAAACCTATCCTTCGACTTCCAATCCACGATGGGACAGCTTGTCCAATTTCGGCATCAGCGACAGAAGTTCCTGCGTATAAGGTGCTTGAGGGTCCTTAAACACATCTTCTGTTGCAGCAACTTCCACCAATTGCCCCATCTTCATCACACCGACACGATCGCACATTTGGCGGATCACTGGAAGGTCATGACTGATGAACAACATTGTCAGTCCCAGCTCTTCCTGAAGATCTTTCAGCAAGTTAAGGATCTGCGCCTGAATAGACACATCGAGCGCGGAAGTCGGCTCATCACAGATCAGAAAGCGCGGACGTGTTGCAAGCGCACGCGCAATGGAAATACGCTGACGCTGACCACCTGAGAACTCATGCGGGTAACGAAGCGCCGCCTGGCGGCCCAGTCCCACATGTTCCAGAAGATCTGTCACAATAGTTTCCGTCTCGTGGTTGCTGTTGGTCAGTTTATGGAACCGAATTGGCTCAGCCACGATATCCATTACCCGCATGCGTCCGTTCAATGATGAGAAAGGATCCTGGAAGATCATCTGCATCTGTTTACGGTAATAATCCATTTCTTTCTGTGATTTGATCTTTGTCAGATCATCGCCACCAAAGAAAATTGACCCGCTTGCAGGTGTGTAGAGGCCGGAAATCATACGGGCCACCGTTGACTTCCCTGAGCCACTTTCACCCACCAGACCGAATACTTCACCCTGTTTAATGTCGAAAGAAACATTATCTACAGCTGTGAACATCTTCCGGTTCTTCTTCAGGATTGCCGACTTTGCAATAAACTGCATAACCAGATTTTCGACAGCAACCAATGGTCCATCAACCGCGTCGAAGTCACGCGCCTGTCCTAACCAGTGAGTAGAGATATCGAAGTCCTGCTTACGGTCTTCTTCTTTCTCAATATAGTTCACCATAGGGAAACGTTTCAGACGCACATCTGGACGTGGCACAGCGCTGATCAGGCTCTTCGTATATGGATGATCAGGATCGCCAAGAATTTTCTCGGTCGTCCCCTCTTCCACCAAATCACCACGATACATCACCGCAACGCGATCGGTAATGTCAGCGATTACACCCATATCATGGGTAATAATCAACATACCAACTTGTTTTTCGCGGCAAAGTTTGCGCATCAAATCCAGGATTTGCGCCTGAATTGAAACGTCCAGAGCCGTTGTTGGCTCGTCCGCGATGATAACTTCGGGTTCCGCACACAGAGCGAGTGCAATAACCACGCGCTGACGCATACCACCAGAGAACTGGTGAGGGTAATGCTTGATCCGCTCTTCCGGGTTTGGAATACCAACCTGATCCAAAAGATCAATAGCACGTTCCAACGATTTCTTTTCACCAAGTTTCAGATGCAGATCAATTGTTTCAACAAGCTGTTGTTCAATTGTCTGAAGAGGATCCAATGATGTCAAAGGATCCTGGAAAATCATACCGATGCGACGGCCGCGAATTTTCCGCTTCTCTTCTGATGACAGCTCATCAATCTGCTCACCTTTCAGGTAAACTTTACCACCCGACACACGCCCTGGAGGTTCAAGCAACCCAATGACGGCATTACCAATTGTTGATTTACCTGCACCAGACTCACCGACAACACCCAGAACTTCGCCTGGTTGCACCGTCAAAGTAACATCCTTCACCGCTTTTACAGTACCACGGCGACTTGGGAACTCGATCTCGAGATTATTAATATTCAACAAATCCATCTCAGATCTCCTTAGCGCAGTTTCGGGTTCATGGCGTCACGTAGCCAGTCACCAAGTAAGTTCACTGCAAGCACCAGAATAACCAGTGCAGCGCCTGGGAAGATAGTAATCCACCATTCACCAGAGAAGAGATACTCATTGCCAATACGGATCAAAGTACCAAGAGATGGCGTGGTTGGCGGAACACCCACACCGAGGAAGGAAAGGGTCGCCTCAGTAATAACCGCAATCGCCAAGTGAATGGTTGCGATAACCATTACCGGCCCCATGACGTTTGGAAGAACGTGACGGCGCAAGATTGTACCCGGACGAATACCAATGACCTGAGCAGCCTGAACATATTCCTTGCCCTTCTCAACGAGAGTAGAGCCACGAACTGTACGGGCATATTGGACCCAACCGGAAATGCCAATGGCGAAGATCAGAACGTAGATCGCCAGCTCTTCATGCAATTCTTTTGGTACAAGACCACGGGCAACACCATCAACCAACAGGGCAATCAAAATCGCGGGGAATGAGAGCTGAATGTCAGCGACACGCATGATAAACGCATCCACACGACCACCAGCATAACCGCTGATCAAACCAAGTGTAATCCCAACTACCATCGAGAAAATAACTGAGGCGAAACCAACCAATAGGGAAATTCGCGCACCATATATAATGGTTGAGAAAATATCACGTCCCTGATCATCCGTTCCGAGAAGGAAGCGAGTTTCACCATCCTCCATCCACGCAGGTGGAAGGCTGGAATCCATCAGGTCAATTGAAGCGAGATCAAAAGGATTGTGCGGGGAAACCAACGGAGCAAAAACTGCTGCCAATAGGAAAATCACCGTAACTATGAACGCGATAATCGCAACGGGGCTCTTTTTGAAGCTGTGCCAGACATCGCCATCCAAGAAACGCTCAAGGCGCGTTGTTTCAACTGTTTTATCCATTTTCATCACCCGTCGCTAGAGCGTAGTCGTGGATCAACAGCGTAGTACAAAATATCCACAATCATATTGATCAAAACAAAAAAGAAAGCAATTAGAACAAGATAGGCCGCCATAATAGGAATATCCACGTCAGCAACCGCTTGAATAAAGAGAAGGCCCATACCAGGCCACTGGAACACACTTTCTGTAATGATCGCAAAAGCAATCAAAGAACCAAGCTGCAAACCAGTAATGGTAATAACAGGCACCAATGTATTTTTAAGGGCGTGTTTAAAATGAACAGAACGATCAGGCAGGCCGCGTGCGCGTGCAAATTTCACAAAATCTGTCCGAAGTACCTCAAGCATTTCAGCCCGAACGAGGCGCATAATCAAGGTCAACTGGAACAACGCCAATGTAAAAGATGGCAGGATCAGAGATTTCAGGCCGGAAGCGGTTAAGAAACCCGTGGTCCATGTTCCGATTTCAATGACGTCACCGCGACCAAATGTTGGCAGCCAACGAAGGACCACGCCAAACAGCAAAATCAGCAAAATACCTGTCAGGAAGGTCGGTAATGACACACCTACCAAAGAGGTCGTCATAATAAACTTGGAAATAATGCCGTTACGCTTCAACGCCGTATACACCCCAAGCGGGATACCCAACACCAGCGCTAAGATCGCTGAAACAAAAGCCAACTCCAGGGTAGCAGGCATACGCTCAAAAATGAGATCGCTTACAGGTGTTTTGTATTTGTAGGAAATTCCAAAATCCCCTTGGGCAGCGTTTAACGCAAACCGACCAAACTGGACGATAAATGGATCATTGAGACCCAAATTCTCGCGCAATTGTTCGCGCTCTTCCTGGGTCGTATCCTGACCCACCATGTTGTTAATCGGATCACCGACAAACTGGAACATGGCGAAGGCGATGAGAGCCACTGTAAACATCACAACGACGGATTGCAGCAGTCTCTTTAGCAAAAATGAAACCATGGCATATATTATAAAAAGAGAATAAAAAAAAATCAGGGCCCGCACATGCAGGCCCTGAGGAAAAGTCGTATTACTTGTTTACGACTACATAGCGGAAGTCCAGGCTGTTGTCTGGACGTTGAACAACAGACACACGGTCGCTCGCACCCCAAGACAGTGGCTGC carries:
- a CDS encoding ABC transporter ATP-binding protein; the encoded protein is MDLLNINNLEIEFPSRRGTVKAVKDVTLTVQPGEVLGVVGESGAGKSTIGNAVIGLLEPPGRVSGGKVYLKGEQIDELSSEEKRKIRGRRIGMIFQDPLTSLDPLQTIEQQLVETIDLHLKLGEKKSLERAIDLLDQVGIPNPEERIKHYPHQFSGGMRQRVVIALALCAEPEVIIADEPTTALDVSIQAQILDLMRKLCREKQVGMLIITHDMGVIADITDRVAVMYRGDLVEEGTTEKILGDPDHPYTKSLISAVPRPDVRLKRFPMVNYIEKEEDRKQDFDISTHWLGQARDFDAVDGPLVAVENLVMQFIAKSAILKKNRKMFTAVDNVSFDIKQGEVFGLVGESGSGKSTVARMISGLYTPASGSIFFGGDDLTKIKSQKEMDYYRKQMQMIFQDPFSSLNGRMRVMDIVAEPIRFHKLTNSNHETETIVTDLLEHVGLGRQAALRYPHEFSGGQRQRISIARALATRPRFLICDEPTSALDVSIQAQILNLLKDLQEELGLTMLFISHDLPVIRQMCDRVGVMKMGQLVEVAATEDVFKDPQAPYTQELLSLMPKLDKLSHRGLEVEG
- a CDS encoding ABC transporter permease produces the protein MDKTVETTRLERFLDGDVWHSFKKSPVAIIAFIVTVIFLLAAVFAPLVSPHNPFDLASIDLMDSSLPPAWMEDGETRFLLGTDDQGRDIFSTIIYGARISLLVGFASVIFSMVVGITLGLISGYAGGRVDAFIMRVADIQLSFPAILIALLVDGVARGLVPKELHEELAIYVLIFAIGISGWVQYARTVRGSTLVEKGKEYVQAAQVIGIRPGTILRRHVLPNVMGPVMVIATIHLAIAVITEATLSFLGVGVPPTTPSLGTLIRIGNEYLFSGEWWITIFPGAALVILVLAVNLLGDWLRDAMNPKLR
- a CDS encoding ABC transporter permease, producing the protein MVSFLLKRLLQSVVVMFTVALIAFAMFQFVGDPINNMVGQDTTQEEREQLRENLGLNDPFIVQFGRFALNAAQGDFGISYKYKTPVSDLIFERMPATLELAFVSAILALVLGIPLGVYTALKRNGIISKFIMTTSLVGVSLPTFLTGILLILLFGVVLRWLPTFGRGDVIEIGTWTTGFLTASGLKSLILPSFTLALFQLTLIMRLVRAEMLEVLRTDFVKFARARGLPDRSVHFKHALKNTLVPVITITGLQLGSLIAFAIITESVFQWPGMGLLFIQAVADVDIPIMAAYLVLIAFFFVLINMIVDILYYAVDPRLRSSDG